The following is a genomic window from bacterium.
TTTCTCTGGAATACCACCAAAGGCATCAACATCCACATAAGCCACCCCACGCACACCTTGCATGACGCTCAGCATTTCACTGAGCAATACGTCTTGCCCTAATTCACGCCGTTCGAAGCTAAAGAAATCGAGCAATGCTGTGCGAACTTGCGTCACCACAGGTTCCCACTGGTAATCCGGCAGAATACGTAGTCGGGCTTCGATGATTATCAGCATCAATTCACGTATTTCTAATTGTAAGGTTTGATAAGGATCTCCGAAGTCGAGTAATGTTTGACGCAGGTTTCGATATAAATCCGAGTTCTTGTCAATAGGGATATCGTCCGCACCGGCAATGGTGACATGCACAAGCTGACGGCGGCCATCGGAGATTTCCACGGCACGGGCTTTGCCAACACCCGCATAAGTGCGGGCAAAATCTTCATAATCTTGCACGGATACCAACCGATCCAAGGCCTTTATGGCCAACCGCGCATTTTTGCGGACCTGGTCACGGCTTTCTTTGTCTGCACCGCCAGATGCCCGCAAGGGATTGATGACCTCTTTAACGCCTAAAGGA
Proteins encoded in this region:
- a CDS encoding baseplate J/gp47 family protein, which gives rise to PLGVKEVINPLRASGGADKESRDQVRKNARLAIKALDRLVSVQDYEDFARTYAGVGKARAVEISDGRRQLVHVTIAGADDIPIDKNSDLYRNLRQTLLDFGDPYQTLQLEIRELMLIIIEARLRILPDYQWEPVVTQVRTALLDFFSFERRELGQDVLLSEMLSVMQGVRGVAYVDVDAFGGIPEKAVKEVEETIGGQKVKVRKRLLLTPQEIAEETNKLVVKSIKTQRPETRIQVNLADFEEKVLRPAQLAFLTPEVPATLILNQII